In Providencia alcalifaciens, the sequence AATTAAGAGGAAGAAATGAAAGCGGCAACCGCATTAATAAACCGCCGCGCTCTGCGACACAACCTGCAACGCGTGAGAGAATTGGCGCCGAATAGCCGTCTGATTGCAGTTGTTAAAGCAAACGCTTATGGTCATGGATTAATTGGAGTTGGTACCGAAATTCAAGGAATTGTCGACGGTTTTGGGGTGGCGCGTTTAAATGAAGCTTTGCTACTTCGACATCAAGGCGTGACAAAACCCATTGTTTTATTAGAAGGTTTCTTCGAAAAATCCGATTTGCAGCTGATGGTGGAATATAACATCGATACGGTGATCCACTGCATCGAACAACTGGAAATGCTGGAAAATGCCCTGCTCGCCAAAAAAATCAAAGTGTGGATGAAACTCGATACTGGCATGCATCGCCTTGGCGTACTTCCTCAGCATGCGGAAAGTTTTTACCAACGTCTTCAAAGCTGTAGCAACGTTGATTTACCTATCAACATTGTTAGCCACTTCTGTCAGGCAGATGCGCCTGAACTCCCAACCACCAAAAAACAAATCGAATGCTTCCAACAGTTTGTCTCTGATAAACCGGGTGAAAAATCCATCGCGGCATCCGCAGGGATCCTCTTATGGCCAGAAGCTCATTATGACTGGGTTCGCCCCGGTATTATGATGTATGGCGCCTCACCGCAAGAAGGCAAAAGCGCTGCAAGCTTCGGTTTATTACCCGTCATGACCTTAAAATCCAGCCTGATTGCCGTGAGAGAGCATTCGGCCGGGCAGTGTGTTGGCTACGGCGAAACATGGTGCAGTGAACGCAATACCCGCCTTGGGGTAGTAGCGATTGGGTATGGAGATGGTTACCCGCGTAATGTGCCATCAGGAACACCAGTTCTAGTAAATGGACGAAAAGTGCCGATTATTGGGCGAATTTCCATGGATATGACCGTCGTGGATTTAGGGCCAGATGCCACTGATAAAGTGGGAGATGATGTCATTTTATGGGGAAATGCTCTGCCAGTGGAAGAAATTGCCACACAAACAGGCATCATTAACTATGAGCTTTTGACGAAATTGACCTCACGAGTCGCAATGGA encodes:
- the alr gene encoding alanine racemase, whose amino-acid sequence is MKAATALINRRALRHNLQRVRELAPNSRLIAVVKANAYGHGLIGVGTEIQGIVDGFGVARLNEALLLRHQGVTKPIVLLEGFFEKSDLQLMVEYNIDTVIHCIEQLEMLENALLAKKIKVWMKLDTGMHRLGVLPQHAESFYQRLQSCSNVDLPINIVSHFCQADAPELPTTKKQIECFQQFVSDKPGEKSIAASAGILLWPEAHYDWVRPGIMMYGASPQEGKSAASFGLLPVMTLKSSLIAVREHSAGQCVGYGETWCSERNTRLGVVAIGYGDGYPRNVPSGTPVLVNGRKVPIIGRISMDMTVVDLGPDATDKVGDDVILWGNALPVEEIATQTGIINYELLTKLTSRVAMEYVDE